The Canis lupus baileyi chromosome 37, mCanLup2.hap1, whole genome shotgun sequence DNA window TTTTCAACTACCCCTTTCACTGTGATCCTCCAAGGTTCTAGTGGTGGCAGCAACCAATGCAACTTATCCAACTGCAGGTGTTTTCTTGGTGATCTTTGTTTGGTCAGAGGGCATTGAAataggcaattaaaaaaataaaaaataaatgacagtagtaaattgttaaatttacctgctcaaaacaaacaaaaatcgaaacaaaaccaaactcccTCAGATGGTCCTAAAATTCTTTAATCAAGTTCAAAATCTTTAGTCTGACATTGGGTACCAGTTGATCTGACCTTCACCCCTCACTCCAGCTTTTTACCAACCACCTGCTCGCACTTCCTGGAGGTGATGACGATTTCTAAGAAGACCTAATGTTCCATATGGCAGCCATCCTTCTGAGAATCCTGCAATAATATATGTCATGTAGCTAGTTTAATGATGGTTTCAGTATACATGGCCTATAGGAATGACGAAAACCAATTTGATTGTTAAAATAATAGCAGTCCTGAACTTCATTCTTCTGTCAGGGGCTCCCAGGTATCCTCAGGAAGTGTATTTGGTTTTTATTCAGGTCCACTCCTCCCCCTGAACCCCTCTTTCCCCGGgctgtccttcctccctccctccttccttcccccctccctccctccccttttattttctttccctttttcctttatcACGGCAAGAGGGCCATTTGCAGAGAGTAAAGAGGTCTTCATTAAGAAAAACATATAATCAAATAATGGAGATTGCAAGAGAAAACTGGCCGTGCTCAGTATTGCAAGAACTGCTTGCTCAATATAGCAACATAACACTTCTGTGATGCCCTCCTCCTAGGTGACGAGGTGGCCGAGTGGTTAAGGCGATGGACTGCTAATCCATTGTGCTCTGCACGCGTGGGTTCGAATCCCATCCTCGTCGTCAGTTCTCCCACTACGTCAGCGGGCTGAGGTTTTAGCTACTTAACGAGCGATTCTGAGGTTTTAGCTCCTTCACGAGAGATTCGTCAGCAGTTGGAAGTGTCggtgtaagaaaaacaaaaactggcgTAATGAGGTATATTCACTATTAATACTGCTTTAGCCGTTTTACGGAGGTTTCTGGGGTTAGGAAATGTCCCTCTATCCCGTACGGTGCGAGTGTCGCGCCGAATCTGCGCCCCCAGGGTGTCCACCGAGGTCAGAAACTCTGGTTCCGGACCGTAGGACTTCTAACGCCGGACGACGGTCGCAGGTGCGGCGATTACCGGAcgtctttccctctgcccccttcacGGGGTGACCTACGCACCCCCAGGTGAGGCCCGGCCGTCGCACAGGTGATGCTAGCGCCTCCTTCTGGCAAAAAATCCCTCTGCAAGGCCCGATCATCGAAAGTCCTCCtccatttttgtattttagttaaATGAACTTAAATCCAAGCACTTTTGCAAGCGCTCCAGCCTCTAATGGTTTCTCCCTTCTTGATCGTCTTCTGCCACTTGCAACTTGATGTTAGCATATAATCCCCAAAACTCTCTCCTGCCATCTGTTTTCACTTTACTGTGAATTATAGCAAAGGTCGGGTTGGTTACCCAGCATAGAACAACAGCATCACAGCAAAGGGTCAGGTGCACAGGGTGGAATAACGAAATTCGAAGGGACCAAAGAGATGATGGCTCTGGAAACGCTCCCCCTGTCACTtgtctctgttttacagatgaggaacctgacgTAGAGACCAAACtgattgttctttaaaaaatcacataatgaGCCTTTCATGGAAACCAAGTTCTTTCAGATCATGTGGTTCTGGTGATGGGATCTTTCCAACATGTTCAATCCTGTGACCGACTCTGTGACTTTTGATAGCTAGAAAATCCTTCTGAAGTATATTGTTTATGAGCCAGCGGATCTGCCGGAGCCTCATGAGGATTGAGGCCTACAAAGCATGATTTTGAATTTCATTGAACAATATCTGGTTTATACAGTATATGTATTTTGGAGATGGTTTACCAACTTCTAAATAAAAAAGACCACGAGACCATTAAAAATTATTACCACGTTAAGAAAATCACAATGGAAAACATTGATAGGattcctaaataaaaattaaaaactatcacATGGCCCAAGGCACCCCATATCTCAACAAGAACATAGCATGTTAAAATATAGCAAACTGGAAAATGTCACTCTTACGACATGCAGAGGTCGTCTTCAACTTTTAAACCCATGTCCCCTTAACCTGGCTGAGTGATGGATGGAGGGAAAATGTCACATAACAGTTAATTGCCTTTATGTCTGTGATAGCATTGCTTCAAAATTCAAGATAATTGATTTCCTCCCAAATACTATGAGGGACACACTGTAGTTGAACAAAGTTGGATTTATTGTGTTGTTGCAATGAGGAAGGCaaaatatcatgctaagtgacTCAGTAACTCTCTGAGtggttattttaataatttttgtcttGGATAGTGAGAGGATCAAAGTAGGACTATATTGGTTTAAAGAATTGGTCAAAGGCTAAAATTGGTTTAAAGAAATGCAGCAGTCCCTCATATTAGCAGGAAGGAGGGGATGTTTGGTTATTTTTGTTACATGGGCACTGTTACTACTTTTCATCTGTGCTCAGACATGATTacatacagtttatttttattttttatcttgcttCCTGATGGTCACAGAGTGGCCTTGACTGGTttcctttgaaattatttatgtTCAACAGGAATTGACCAGGGCTTAGCTGGGTGTGCCAGGCCAACTCCTAGCAATGCTCATGCTGAGCTGTGAATGTCAGAGCAACTCCTGGCTGTCAGGGACTGCTCTTCTTTTCTCAAAATGCATCTAATTCATACACTCAAtaactcattttaaagatgaaatgcaGTAAGGTCTAAGATAATAGGAAAGGATTAATGATTTCTGAAATTCGTAAATCTGCATTGATTTCTCAGATGATTCAAGTACTGGCCTCAGTTTCATATTCCTTACAGTATCCAAGCCCTTTGTCTAAGTGACTTCTTAGTTCCTCTTCAAGAGATGCAGTGTCGCCCCTTGTCtatgggctggggcaggaggatgACTTGGGTCAATGGGATATGAGTAGATGTGAGTGGACCAGGGCCTTTAGATATGTTTGCATGGTTGAGCTtgcctcctgcccctctgcctcttcaTGAGAGGCATTCTTCTGCAGGGAGCACTGTGCTTTCACCCATGGTCCCAGAATGAACACGCTGCCAAATGACCAGAGCGCCTGCAGTGAGGAGCCGAGTGGAGCTGTACCCACAACTTAATATACAGCCTTTAGTTAAGTTTGGCTGAGATCATTTGCCTTCAGATGCTTGagtaataaatgcttattgttcTGTGCTTCGAAGTATTTGtggtttgttttgtgtgtttgttatGGAGCAATAAGCTAATGGAAGCACATAGTCTTTGCTCCTTCCAGGACATAATCAAAAGTCCTTCCATTTTTAAGCCTGTCTCCTctaatatataatttacttatattATATAATCTACTTAGTCTCCTTTTGGTTTTCTGTcgctcccttcccctctccctatCCCCCACCCCAAGTCTGTTAAGGACATAGACTTTTGTATACATTGTTTACTGTGATCCTAGAATCTTAGATCCTAGATCCTGGAATCCGGCACTTGGAATAGTGGCTGGGGAGGGAAATTGGAACATGAAATGTGCTCcatgagcatttattatgttgatgAATCTGTTCTTCCCCTGTCCAGCAGGGCTCACATGTAATCCACATCCAGgaatctttcttctttatttctcttcttctggtcATTTTTTCCATCAATCTCTAgagtgttacttttttttttcctgaatcccCTTCTCAAAGCAGAAAGCTTTACACACTTATTAGTGGGTGCATATATTCTTATTCTCTCGATTTGGGGGCAAGCCCTTAATCTCCAATGACAATTTAAAGCTCAGGATGCCTGTGGATTGGTCTaccattttcaattttcttctctttggcaCTTCTTGGTCGGGAAAGGTTGTCTGCTCCTTTGATATTTGCTGTGAATGCaggagaaagacaaggaaaaagaagaaaataggaaagagttTGTGTCaggaacatttttatctttttgggtCAGATTTTCCACTTCCATTAAAGTCCTGGGGAGAGTATGGGTAAAGAAAGTCAGTTTCTCCTCTGGTCCTCAGGTTTAATTAAATACCCATCTAGTGGGGAGGAGGAAGTTTTTGCGTGTTCTCAGGGTACGAGAAAAATGTGAGCCACTTAAATGTCTTTTAACTATAACTTTATTCAGTTCTTTTGAGATTATGTCATTTCTCTGGTTTATAAAAGGATGCTTAATGTAAATGCTACGTTTTGTGAGGAAGGAAGCAATGAGTGGCTTCACATGACATTGACttaacattgcttttttttttttttttttttaagtttgagaaATCTCAACACCTGGGACTCAACGTTCAAGCCCCAACTTTATAGCTGATTAGGGAAAACCAGAGTCATAGAAGAGATCTAAAAAAAGaggctggggagaggaagaggtaaTTATTACCTTGTAACATTCATTGCTTTGACCTAGCAAAAGCATTTGTATCCTCCACTTGATTTGACTGAACTGTTTCACCATGAAGCCAAGAATTGCtaataactttttctttatcctgAATTATTAAGTTCAAGTATTCAGGcacaaaaatttgtttttgtgcATTTCGCACAGCTGTCTTCTCCGTGTCCTGCTTGCCTACACCCTCTGTCAGCCCCTGGGCTCTTTGCGTGGCCTTACTGCACCTTGCACCTGTTCTGGAATGTAGGTCGGAATCTAGGCTCTTCTCGTCCTTTTGATGGCAGCAAGAGcaaaggcaagaaggaagggaagggggaagatgAGGGTAAGAGTGAAAGCCAGTGACCCGGACTCCGGGAGCCCGCGGCCTCCCGAGGGCACCCCGCGAGCTGCTCAGCCCTCCTTGGGGAGGCGCCGCTTCACAGCCGCGAGCCGCCCTGGAACTGTGAGCTCAAAAATCCGGATTACTGGACGGGCTTGTTCCAGTTTGGACTCTCGACGTGTCTTCGGTCCTGACCCTGGTCCTTCTCAGGcctttgagaaggaaagaaaaaagaaaaaaaaaaaaaaaaagtaggagaaaagACACGGGTGTGGAAAACagaacaggtaaaaaaaaaaaaaaggcatatctGGGGCAAcgcataaagactcctaaccaCGAAGGGATTCGAACCCTCAATCTTCTGATCCGAAGTCAGACGCCTTATCCGTTAGGCCACGTGGTCCCTGAGCTCGCGGTGCAGCCGTGGCTCTTAGTACGTCTAATGAGCTTTCTGGCCGGTCAGCAGTCGTCCAACAGCGCCCCGGCCTCCTTGTCCTTGAAAATATGGGCTCGAGATGACGTTATTTGGTCTGGGGTACCCGCCTGACCACGCCCGAGCAGAAAAGCTGTTTCTGGCACCTGAGAGATGCCAAGATACTTCATTCATATGTCTGCATCCAaggacatatatattttttaataaacttactCAGAGCTGCTTCCTTATACATACTCAGCCACAGTCAGTATTTTCAGACTCTGGATACTTGGAAGGTCCTTCTGGACAGTTATCATGCAAAACGCAGCGGAAGAAAGCCTTAGCATCTGTACGGTTGTCTTTCTCGCTTTCCTTCCTGGACACCTGCAGGGTCCCTGGGCATCACCATTTGCCCTTCTCGTTCTCCTCTGGGACTTTTCTCCGATTGTAATATTACACTTTCCCCAGTGTATCTATCTGTTTGGAGAAGAAGAGTGGTCTCAGGCACTGGCCTGGTGGAGACACTATCTTCAGGAAGATTACTGGCAAGGATATCCAACCAAAAGAATTTTTGAGGATGACTGGTGTGTTGGTATCCATGACATGCATCAACATATTTTCTGATGATGTCTAAGAAAAAGCTATCGTAGAGATCTGTAGTAGAAGATAATGATGAAAGCCTCGGACAGTTAATAATTGTTGACAAGAAATGTGCTGCTGATATGGGCCTGGTTACGGAACGGTGGACAGTGAAGGTTGGGATAGGGGTCAATCCATCTATCATGCTCATCTAGATGTTTTTGGAGGGGAGAAGATGAATTGGCCTCCTTGTTTAGCATACTTTAgggataattttcttttctcttggcaaTGATCAAGTTTGCAAGTTCCAATATGTTAGTACACTTATTTTTGCCTGTATATGGAGAGGTtgcagaaataattttcaaaaacccTATACATTATAAAAGACATTGTTGTAtagtttatgataaaaaaaacccccaaaaacacAAAGACCAGATCACAAACTTGAAAACTCCAGAGattttttctgatgagaaaatgTTACTCATATTACTCCTTTGATCAAAATTAGTGATGGTTTCTTACTGCCCCTagacaaataaaatcaaaacctgTTTGCACTGCATACTCACTTTCTTACAACTGGCACTTTCCCTATCTCATCTGCCACAACTCAGAATTATATTGTAAGATCTAAAATTTCAAGGGCTCCTTTGGCATCTCTAAGCCTTACAGGGCCCCAAAAAGTCCTGTGAATTCACCTGTTCTCACAGGATATGCCCCGTACTTGGCCAATTCCCCCATCAACCAGACGAGGTACATTCCAGCCCTTCAACCTAATGGGTTTCACCTGTCAGTCCTGGAAGCTATTAAAATAAGCCAATTCCATCTTTTTGGAGAGAACTAGGGGTCACactttcctctctctgctccaaAGTTCACCTCTCACAGTCCTTGCTGGTCACTCTATTCCGGAGTGCAACCTGAGCAAACTTGCATAGCTTGCAGTGGCCTCCTCTTCTAGGCTGTGAGTATACCTCTACCAGTCTCATCTGTCCAGTGTTGAGCGTGGTGTATCGGGCCATCTGGTATTGTTTAGGGAGGAGGATCCCTCCTTCACCTATAGTGTAAATGGGAGGTGATCAGAATACAGCTGCTTTACTTTTCTCCCCAAATCCTCCTCCTACAATCTGCCTCACCTCCATGTTCGATCACACTGAGTGTTTTGTAGTTCTCTAGAAACCCTTAACTGTTATACCTCcttgtatttgttatttttctatctAGAAGCCTCTTCTTGGCTACCTGCCAAGCTCTTACTCATTCTAGATTGGACTCAAAATCTGCCATCTTTCCCAAATTGGGCCATTGTCAGGGCAGAGGTAATGCagcaaatctatttttttcaagttttcacaGATCTCTTTATCCATGGTGATGACCCTTTGTCAAACTCGGAACTGAAATACTGGAATATTCACTTAGTTACTGGGTAATGATGTTATTTTGGGTACTGAAGCAGTGGGTCACTATGAAGTAGGTTGTCAGCATATTTAAAGTAAACTTGGAAATTCAAGTTTCCATGCGTATCTGGTGTCTGGATGGCTGATCATGTGTCAGGTATCCGATTAGCTCCTTTTCAGAACTTGGGCTCTAATACTCAGGTGGACTTTGTTTGGCAACCACAGCTTTCACTAGTCCCTGCAGTTCAGAActggagagagagtgagtatcATCTCTGAAGATGGATGGAGATTGAGGACAAAAAAAGACTTCTCTTGTGTTTGGTTGTATATCTCTTTTTCCTGCTGtgtctgcatttttctctttgctgtaATGAATCTTTGTATGTTCATGTTCAGTCATGCGAGTCCTTCTAGAAAATCATTCAACTACTCGATGATGGAGCCACCAGAAACAATCATTTTTCCTTATTCTCACTGCGCTTTAGTgaataatctttgaaaaatatcttattgtactataCATACTTGTTTAAAAGTATGACTAGGCCACAGACTACTTAAATACTTTTCTTAGTGCTTAGTGCAGTATCTGACACATAAACATCTGTATAGGGATCTTTTCTGAGGGATATGTAAcacatacacttttaaaaatgagccTAGAGAACAGTCCTATCAGAGATTGTAAAGAAGGTAGGTGGTAGAGACATTACCAGCAGCGACCACATAAGTGGTTTTCTCAGGTCAGAGTTCTATCGTGGCCACCAAGACTTTGCATTCTGCCTCAAACTGTTACTTATTTACTCTGAAGATTAAGACTCTCATAGCTGCACAGGTTTGGGGCTGGGATGGCCCAGTAAATTTCGTCTATGGCTTTAGCCACAAGGCCACAACTACCTAACAAGCAGCTCTTTGAATTATgcgtgaaaggaaataaaactcatTGCTACATTCAGCTTATTTTAGCGTTTACCCGCTTTCATACGTCAGTGAGACTCATGATAACTGGTTGCAATAGTAGCAGTGTCACTTTGGCAGCCACTAGAAATGAGGTTTATTGTGGAAACTCATATTAGTTATTGATAGTGTCCTTTATTGACGTTCTATTTATGTCTAGAAGTTGTAAACACTTTCACGAAACCATTGAAACTTCAGAATTTGACAAAacagcctcttttttttattttttatttattttttttgtttgtttgtttttacagccTCTTTTTTTAGTTGTGAAACTAAACCACAGAATTTTAACGAAAGTGCTGAAGCAAAAATTGTTAGCAGAGGATGGTTTCGATCCATCGACCTCTGGGTTATGGGCCCAGCACGCTTCCGCTGCGCCACTCTGCTCCTCGGTAGGTTGAGCCTCCTAATAATACCTTTAACTATGTTCAGAGGTACAGGCAGAACCCTTCCCCCCACCTTACGAAAATGCCTCTGTACTTCAACCTTCGGCTACCACAAGCTGCCAGTTCTCTTCGGAATAATATCGGTCCCAGAATCAAAGAGGAAGCGAAGTAGACGCAGAACTCCCGGTTGAGGTTCCGGACGTAGAAATGAGAAGTGGCGGGATATATGAGAATTACAAGCTTTAatcagcagggaggagagagggaaaccgAGTAAGGAACCCGGGCTTCGGTGCGGCCGCCGAGGATTCCGCTGCGGAGACGCTGCCCAGGCTCGCTTCCGCCCGCGGGAGAGCACCTCCCGGGCCCGCTGATGCGGCCATTGGCTCTACGCGTGAGCCCGGGGCCGGGCGAGCGGCGGGAAGAGCTGGTCCGCGGCCGCAGAACGCCGGGGGCTCCGCGGACTAACGCGGGAAAAATGGTGCCAAACGCTCCTTTCCTTTAGCGCAGTTAAAAAGGTCTGAAATTCCCATTTGGGGACAGAgggcggagggcgcggagggcaCGGCGGCAGCGGGGGAGGGAGCGCGCCGGCTCAACTCCCGTGACGTCACGGGGGTCCGGGCGAGGGGCGGGTTCGGGCAACGGCCAGTCCCGCGTGAGCGCTTCCTGTTTTCAATTAGGTCCGCGATCCGCGTATATAAGGAGGTTGCCCCAACGGCTTTCACGCTGATTCTGAGAACGTTCTGAACGTTGCAGATATGTCTGGTCGCGGCAAGGGCGGGAAGGGACTAGGCAAGGGCGGCGCCAAGCGCCACCGCAAGGTGCTGCGCGACAACATCCAGGGCATCACCAAGCCCGCCATCCGGCGGCTGGCCCGGCGCGGCGGCGTCAAGCGCATCTCGGGCCTCATCTACGAGGAGACCCGCGGGGTGCTCAAGGTGTTCCTGGAGAACGTGATCCGGGACGCCGTCACCTACACGGAGCACGCCAAGCGCAAGACGGTCACGGCCATGGACGTGGTCTACGCGCTCAAGCGCCAGGGCCGCACCCTCTACGGCTTCGGCGGCTGAACTCCGCATCCGTCGCTTTTTCTAAACACACAAAGGCCCTTTTCAGGGCCGCCCACATGTGTCCCGAAAGAGCTGCAGCTTTTCTTGCTGTTTTAATAAGTCCGTGTTTGAGCTTCTAGATTTcaggcgcggggcgggggtggtTCGGTTTTAGTTTCGGAGCGAGTCTTCAACTGGTTAATTTCCGGATTCCGGGAGTTGCTTTGCTGGCAGTCGGCTCCGTTCAAATCTTAGCTTCCGGACAGTTTTAAGGGGGGAGAGCAGGTCACGTGGCGCCGCCTGCTCTCCAGGGAGCTTCCCCGTTTCCGAGGGCCGAGGTAGGAGTCGTGCGTGCCTGGCTCCGCTAGAAAGCGGGGATCCCCGGCCCGTAGGCAGCGGGTGGGCCTTCCCCGCCGAGCCCCGCGCCCAACATGGCGGGGCGGCTGGGAGACAAAGGGAGCGCGCCCGGCCCCTGCTGGGCGGCGGGGGAACAAAGGAGTTCCGGCGGGGTGGCCGGCCACGACCTCGCTCCGACTCCGCCCCGCCGCGTCGCGCCCTCACCCGGGGTCCCCTGTTCCCGGTCGTCCACGTTCCGAAGGCACTGGGGGAAACCCCCTCGCGGGGGGAGCTGGCCAGTGTTTAGCATCGCCCCCGAAATTTCCTGATAGTTTGAAAACCTTAAAAAGATAAGGATGTTGCTTAATGAACGAAATGTCACCAAAACCTAAGCAGACACGATAGCATTTTTAAAACGTGTACAAATAGGCCTCGGGATATTTTACCCAATGTTACTAGGTGTAGGGAAGGATATATTCTTCCTTCAAGGTCTTCCAGCTGCACTAAAATTTACAGGAGACGTATGGACAGGAGAAAAAATACCTAAAGTTTTATTACCTTTGGGCAGAGGCCCAGTAATGAAATGGAGACAAACATGACaggcaggcagtttttatacCTTTTAGACTGAAGACAATAAATTTGTGGGGAGTTGACAGGATTGAAAAGATGTGTTAACttttaatattaaggaaaattTATTGCACTgaccttatttttctcatatttacacagtaggaaaaataatagagaaaattggCACGGACTAATTAATACTAGCCATAGATGAGCATTTGGACACCAGTGATGTGTTCAAGttccttttgtttcaaaattgaaaaaaaaaaaaaatctccgaATCAGCTCAGCTAATCAGAGTGGGGCAAGGAAGTTAAAGCAGATTTCTTGACTATTTCCCCTAAAGTTATATACTTCTAACTACCTGTTTTAAACCTTATATTCTATTATCATAAGTAATCCACACATGCATTAATGTTATTACTAGAATATTATGAAGTAATCCACACAATGAAATttctacttaatattttatattccagCAAAGCAtcctataaaattttttaaggtaGCCAACAAAGCAAATGTCAACCAATAGATGTAACATAATTAGGCATACAATCTAACATTGCTACTAAAACAAACTAGATTTAGCTACATGTGTCGACATGGCAACTCATTGTTCCCTGAATAAAACCACTCCCAGAAACTAGCTGCAATATGATActgttttgattcattttggCTAATTATGCTGATAGTCCTCACAGCATAATTATAGTAAGTCCCGTTGACTTACTATGATAAAGGTTTATGTTTTGCTCATAATGTTTACTGACTGTGGGTCATTTATTGAGTATGAAGATTTCTTATTTTGAAGTTATCTGAATTTCCTTTGAGCATATAAAAGGAGAGTTCTTTTAGGAAGGGAGGTTGATATCAGTCTTCTAAGTTGTTGGCAACATCACAGCAATCTTTAGGGTGGCCCTAACTTTCCCTAGTCTGGGAATGATTGTGGACAGCAATTCATGTTTCTCTTCTAGCTTTAAAAGTGCAGCTGCTTTTCTGAAGACGATTCTTCATTCTGGCCAGGTACTGCTGTAAGGTTAGGCAAAAAGAACTGGAGGCATGGgaacaaaataggaataaaaaattattaaagcagCTTTTGTGAGTTTCCAGGGTCCTTTCCTCATAACCCAACACATCTGTTAAATGAGGTACTCCTAATGCTAGTGAGACATGAAGTCTCTGGAAAATAAGTCACATGTTGCTTGAATTGGCGGGCAGGGGCAGAGAAGTCTCACAGTCAACGGCCCTAGGttgtcttcaaaagagttcagggtaggaacacctgggtggcttcaatggttgggcgtctgccttcagctcaggtccttcctgatccctggctcctgggatggagtcccacatcaggctccctgcttctctcactggctgtgtcttggcctctctctgtgtgtctctcacaaataaataaataaaatcttaaaaaaaaaaaaaaaagttcagggtgAAGAGATGGTCCTAAAGAGGGGTGTAGACTGTTAGAATGGATTAGATTGTCATTCACCTTGCCAGTTGAGGAACTCTTAACTAGAATAACGTGCTGCTAGGCTTTGGAGTCTACTGACTTGTTCAAAGCTTCAGGACTCAGATTCCAATATGGGCAGGACCAACTCACCTTCCCTATCATTTCAACCAGAGGCTTTAGCTGTCATTAACGTTTTGGAAGACTTTCCTCTGCATAAGAACTGTCCTAAACGCTTTATAGTGTTCTTTTACTGATCATCCAGCAATGCCATGTGTTagttatcattcccattttagaggTAAGGAAATGTTCACAGACAGTTTAAGAAATTGGCCTAAATTTAGCATTGAAACAGTCTTTCACAACTATATCTTGTTTTAAGGGATTCCTCCTTAAGCCATGGTAgtatatttgttttcaaatgtgCTTAAAATTAGCTTTGGAGAGCAAGAAATGAATGCCTTAATCACATGTGGGGCTTAGAGTATCTTCTTCACAAGTCCTATTACAAAATTGAGTCACTTATATAGGAAATAGTTGGGGTTTGGAGCCaatagccaagaaagaattcttaagacatctttggtgcaaaaaggtggttttattaaggaatagggacaggacccatgggcaggaagagctgccctggggtcatgaggagtggcccagtAAATACTTTCCAGTTGGGAAGGGCTTAGGGACAGCACAAGCCTCCAAGGTATTtcggaaacaaggtttccaggatccgaagagggctagctattgttaggaaaggtcattattattacttagtaaaaactcagtcacgagactcttcagatgtatatcagtggatCATATgtttggaggatgattgctaatAGATACCTTGATGGGTAgtgataaaggaagtttccaagggaatttttacatgttaaagcagacttacaggatcctgagGGGTTGGGCTAGTAAGTAGAAAATGAGGTTTTTGAGCTTAGTTTTATACTGCTAATGCTCATGGCTTCCCCTCTATGGCACAGCACTCAGAAAAGTTAAATTTGCCATAAGGAGATCCTTAGCTTCCATAGCTCATTATATACTTTGGGTGGTTTAAGGCCTGTGTTGTGCATCAAAGAACAAGTGTATCTTCTGACcagttttaatttagttttattctAATACTTAATTTTCCTTCTGAGCCGGTTTCCCTATTCCTAAGATTGCAACTGGCCTCTATTGCTTGAAAGTCTGTGTGCAAACAGTCCTTAGGGATTCAGATCCCACGTTTCAGTAAGGAGTTACTTAACcttaatttctcattcatttgtaaTATGGGAGATTCCATTTCATAGGTGATTGTAGGCTGAAATCACGCGGACAGGCACAAGAATATTAATGCCTTGTGACTT harbors:
- the LOC140626393 gene encoding histone H4; protein product: MSGRGKGGKGLGKGGAKRHRKVLRDNIQGITKPAIRRLARRGGVKRISGLIYEETRGVLKVFLENVIRDAVTYTEHAKRKTVTAMDVVYALKRQGRTLYGFGG